The Bemisia tabaci chromosome 5, PGI_BMITA_v3 genome includes a window with the following:
- the LOC109040877 gene encoding uncharacterized protein, producing the protein MLKFGALILLLGIAVCDGNLGSGRLMAPHPPTATGPTPEVPPPPPAGGARPPPQEPPRATPQVTEELRQNLILKYVGSLYNRLSQYLPQMAFQKDGEIIDYMVVSVLSLREELRSMKQSMEAVRRSVGGPPASASFFNNFRFFKK; encoded by the exons atgcttaaatttggaGCTCTTATACTTTTACTT GGGATCGCGGTCTGCGATGGAAACCTGGGCAGCGGTCGATTGATGGCACCACATCCGCCAACAGCAACGGGGCCGACTCCGGAAGTCCCGCCGCCGCCCCCCGCGGGAGGGGCACGGCCGCCCCCGCAGGAACCGCCCCGGGCGACGCCGCAAGTGACCGAGGAGCTGCGTCAGAACCTCATCCTCAAATACGTCGGGTCCCTGTACAACCGGCTGTCCCAGTACCTCCCTCAGATGGCGTTCCAAAAAGACGGAGAGATAATTGATTACATGGTCGTCAGCGTCCTCAGCCTTCGCGAGGAGCTCAGGTCAATGAAACAGAGCATGGAGGCCGTGCGCAGATCCGTCGGCGGACCCCCCGCCTCCGCCTCCTTCTTCaataatttcagatttttcaaaaagtaa
- the LOC109040845 gene encoding uncharacterized protein — protein sequence MAGNDSETLRFIKEMMEDSAAIRPQIHTYLENGGNPRYVGTLAMDLWHERKFGPNPYIPPRVRTLLQPSKAQSSVPRTKKPESAVNSATLPSQPGTSASQFRTLANQGRASAGLPKVSAVSKQNSASQGQATVGKRFQISASQTTSTAENRTSADQCQTSASPSFGKKKGKGAASSKPLSSQGSTSAHQTFATQNRTSAAVPPNFGNKEQRKAAGSKTFPTQHPRPAGQTFTTHHRTYSGQAEAEYDEMYNGKSMQEMLEDAEAEAEYDEMYNGKSMQEMLEDAEAEAEYDEMYNGKSMQEMLEDAEAEAEYDEMYNGKSMQEMLEDAEAEAEYDEMYNGKSMQEMLEDAEAEAEYDEMYNGRSFQEMLEDADAELQEMSLYDDYD from the coding sequence ATGGCAGGTAATGATAGTGAAACCCTAAGATTTATCAAAGAAATGATGGAAGATAGTGCTGCTATTCGTCCACAAATCCATACTTATTTAGAGAACGGGGGCAATCCTAGATACGTAGGTACGCTGGCAATGGATTTGTGGCATGAAAGAAAGTTTGGACCAAACCCATACATTCCTCCAAGGGTTCGTACATTACTGCAGCCATCAAAGGCCCAAAGCTCTGTTCCAAGAACCAAAAAACCAGAATCAGCAGTGAACTCTGCAACTTTGCCTTCTCAACCTGGAACCTCTGCAAGTCAATTCCGGACTCTTGCCAATCAGGGCAGAGCCTCAGCTGGTCTGCCGAAGGTGTCTGCTGTTTCAAAGCAAAATTCAGCTAGTCAGGGCCAAGCTACAGTTGGTAAGCGTTTCCAGATTTCTGCTAGTCAAACTACGTCAACTGCTGAAAATCGAACTTCTGCTGATCAGTGCCAAACATCTGCCTCTCCAAGCTTTGGAAAAAAGAAGGGTAAAGGGGCTGCAAGCTCAAAACCCCTTTCTTCTCAGGGCTCAACTTCTGCTCATCAAACTTTTGCCACTCAGAATCGTACCTCCGCTGCTGTTCctccaaattttggaaataaggAGCAAAGAAAAGCTGCGGGCTCCAAAACTTTTCCCACTCAGCACCCACGTCCTGCCGGTCAAACTTTTACCACTCATCATAGAACTTATTCTGGTCAAGCCGAAGCTGAATATGATGAAATGTATAATGGTAAAAGTATGCAAGAAATGTTGGAAGATGCAGAAGCCGAAGCTGAATATGATGAAATGTATAATGGTAAAAGTATGCAAGAAATGTTGGAAGATGCAGAAGCCGAAGCTGAATATGATGAAATGTATAATGGTAAAAGTATGCAAGAAATGTTGGAAGATGCAGAAGCCGAAGCTGAATATGATGAAATGTATAATGGTAAAAGTATGCAAGAAATGTTGGAAGATGCAGAAGCCGAAGCTGAATATGATGAAATGTATAATGGTAAAAGTATGCAAGAAATGTTGGAAGATGCAGAAGCCGAAGCTGAATATGATGAAATGTATAATGgtagaagttttcaagaaatgttggAGGATGCAGATGCTGAGTTACAAGAAATGAGCCTGTACGATGATTATGATTAG